GACGCGATACCCGCGGCCTGATCCGTATGCACCAGTTTGATAAAGTTGAGATGGTGCAGATCGTGCGTCCGGAAGAGTCCATGGATGCGCTGGAAGAGATGACCGGCCACGCTGAGAAGGTGCTGCAGTTGTTAGGCCTGCCGTACCGTAAAGTGCTGCTGTGCAGCGGCGACATGAGCTTCGGCTCGCGCAAAACCTACGATCTGGAAGTGTGGCTGCCGGCGCAGGATACCTACCGTGAAATCTCCTCCTGCTCTAACATGTGGGATTTCCAGGCGCGCCGCATGCAGGCTCGCTGCCGTAGCAAAGCCGACAAGAAAACCCGTCTGGTGCATACCCTGAACGGCTCTGGTCTGGCAGTAGGGCGTACGCTGGTCGCTGTGCTGGAGAACTACCAGCAGGCTGATGGCCGCATCGAGATCCCAGCGGTGCTGCGTCCGTACATGAAAGGTCTGGAGTACATCGGTTAACTCAAGTCACACTCCCTCCTAAAAAAGCGCCTACGGGCGCTTTTTTTATGCATTTTTGACATCAAGCAACAATTCATACCTCTTTCGGGGTAATACTGCCTTCATATGAAGGTCAGAGCTTATTACTGGCATCACCAAAATTTTCTCTATAAAAAACTACATAACGGCACTTTTCTTTTTTTTTACTACAGGCAGCAAAGTGAGTCCCTATGAAAAAGAAGATCTCCGATGCAGTACTGGCAGCAGAGGTAAGCCGGCGCAGTTTAGTCAAAACCACGGCATTAGGCGGTCTGGCGCTTGCCAGCACTACCTTCACCGCTCCTTTCACCCGTATAGCGAATGCCGCTGAAAGACTCAGTCCGAGTAATGAAAAAATTATCTGGAGCGCCTGTACCGTCAACTGCGGCAGCCGATGCCCATTGCGTATGCACGTTGTCGACGGCGTGATCAAATATGTTGAGACCGATAATACCGGTGACGACAACTATGAAGGATTGCACCAGGTTCGTGCCTGCCTGCGCGGTCGCTCTATGCGCCGCCGCGTCTATAACCCGGATCGCCTGAAGTACCCGATGAAGCGCGTTGGCCTGCGCGGCGAGGGTAAGTTCGAACGCATCAGCTGGGATGAAGCCTTCGACATCGTCGCCGACAATATGAAACGCCTTATTAAAGATTACGGCAATGAATCTATCTACCTGAACTACGGCACCGGCACCCTCGGCGGGACCATGACGCGCTCGTGGCCACCGGGAAAAACTCTGATTGCACGCCTGATGAACTGCTGTGGCGGCTACCTGAATCACTACGGGGACTACTCCTCGGCGCAAATTGCGGCGGGCCTGAACTACACCTACGGCGGCTGGGCCGATGGCAATAGCCCGTCAGATATTGAGAACAGCAAGCTGGTGGTGCTGTTTGGCAATAATCCAGGCGAAACGCGGATGAGCGGCGGCGGCGTAACCTACTATCTTGAGCAGGCCCGCGAGAAGTCAAACGCCAGAATGATCATTATCGATCCGCGCTATACCGATACGGGCGCGGGACGTGAGGATGAGTGGATCCCTATTAAGCCGGGCACGGATGCCGCGCTAGTCAACGGCCTGGCGTGGGTATTGATCACTGAAAATCTGATCGATCAACCTTTTCTCGATCGGTACTGCATCGGCTACGATGAAACAACCCTTCCCGCCAGCGCGCCAAAAAACGGTCACTATAAAGCCTATATTCTCGGCCAGGGGAGGGACGGGATCGCGAAAACGCCAGCGTGGGCCGCGCCGATCACCGGTATTCCCGCCGATCGTATCATCAAGCTAGCCCGTGAAATTGCCTGTGCTAAACCCGCCTACATTAGTCAGGGCTGGGGACCGCAGCGTCGTGCTAATGGTGAAATAACCACTCGAGCTATCTCGATGCTGGCCATTCTCACTGGCAATGTGGGCATTCACGGCGGCAACAGCGGCGCGCGTGAAGGCTCCTATGAGCTCCCCTTTGAGCGTATGCCGACCCTGGAGAACCCGGTCGCGACGAGTATCTCCATGTTCATGTGGACGGATGCCATAGAGCGCGGTCCGGAAATGACTGCTCTGCGCGATGGGGTTCGTGGAAAGGACAAGCTCGATGTGCCGATCAAAATGATCTGGAACTATGCAGGTAACTGCCTGGTTAACCAGCATTCAGACATTAACCGCACTCATCAGATCCTACAGGATGATAAAAAGTGCGAGATGATCGTTGTTATCGACTGCCATATGACCTCTTCAGCAAAATATGCCGATATTTTGCTGCCGGACTGCACTGCATCGGAGCAGATGGACTTCGCGCTGGATGCCTCCTGCGGCAACATGTCCTACGTCATCTTCACCGAGCAGGCGGTCAAACCCCGTTTCGAGTGCAAGACAATCTACGAGATGACCT
Above is a genomic segment from Enterobacter sp. C2 containing:
- the dmsA gene encoding dimethylsulfoxide reductase subunit A → MKKKISDAVLAAEVSRRSLVKTTALGGLALASTTFTAPFTRIANAAERLSPSNEKIIWSACTVNCGSRCPLRMHVVDGVIKYVETDNTGDDNYEGLHQVRACLRGRSMRRRVYNPDRLKYPMKRVGLRGEGKFERISWDEAFDIVADNMKRLIKDYGNESIYLNYGTGTLGGTMTRSWPPGKTLIARLMNCCGGYLNHYGDYSSAQIAAGLNYTYGGWADGNSPSDIENSKLVVLFGNNPGETRMSGGGVTYYLEQAREKSNARMIIIDPRYTDTGAGREDEWIPIKPGTDAALVNGLAWVLITENLIDQPFLDRYCIGYDETTLPASAPKNGHYKAYILGQGRDGIAKTPAWAAPITGIPADRIIKLAREIACAKPAYISQGWGPQRRANGEITTRAISMLAILTGNVGIHGGNSGAREGSYELPFERMPTLENPVATSISMFMWTDAIERGPEMTALRDGVRGKDKLDVPIKMIWNYAGNCLVNQHSDINRTHQILQDDKKCEMIVVIDCHMTSSAKYADILLPDCTASEQMDFALDASCGNMSYVIFTEQAVKPRFECKTIYEMTSQLAKRMGVEQQFTEGRTQEGWLRYLYEASRKAIPELPTFEAFREQGIFKKRDPDGHHVAYRAFREDPQANPLSTPSGKIEIYSEALAEIAATWDLPEGDVIDPLPIFTPGFESYDDPLIEKYPLQLTGFHYKSRVHSTYGDVDVLKAACRQEMWINPIDAQKRQISNGDKVRIFNGRGEVHIEAKVTPRMMPGVVALGEGAWYDPDGKGVDRGGCINVLTTQRPSPLAKGNPSHTNLVQVEKV